One Rhizobiales bacterium GAS188 DNA window includes the following coding sequences:
- a CDS encoding His Kinase A (phospho-acceptor) domain-containing protein, with protein MDIPKLPALRSYQSWIANETLEDYSLRYAAQSFRKWSPSVIANTALGGIAFLALEAIGGAITLNYGFSNVFPAILAVSLFVFITNLPIAYYSSKYNIDMDLLTRGAGFGYIGSTITSLIYATFTFIFFALEGAIMAQALKLYADVPLVIGYIISSLVIIPITAMGVTMISRLQLITQPLWIAMLVTPFLFIAVKQPQVLQEWIAFHGAGPGGGQFNLLAFGAAIGVLCSLSIQIGEQVDYLRFLPEKTKHNRVSWWAAVIAAGPGWIIIGGLKILCGSLLAVLAVGAGLPRSTAIEPIHMYIKAYEYVSTNPEFVLAAATLFVLVSQVKINVTNAYAGSLAWSNFFSRVTHYHPGRVVWLVLNILISLLLMLLGIFQTLDLVLAVYSNIATAWIGAIVADLAILKPLKVSPSFVEFKRAHLYNVNPVGCGAMGLASLISIICFTGALGPMAQAYSAPLSFLIAFVAAIAIGVVTKGRYYLARQPDKRFRGRSAEIVRCEICEHGYERSDMAYCSFYERPICSLCCSLDAHCHDACKTSFDDLETSRSRYLGRSLTRKIAPRMGQRLAKVGGVLLALAVVTAALFLLTYRMMDLDADPPQLDNGALLLRVFIAMLPLLCVGAWWIVLSHESRELAERDLVTSLEKLRAAQHELAQNERLAAIGQITATVSHELRNPLGTLVSSVEVLRRSLKAPQARARSELERIQRNVRRCVRIIEDLLEFSRRQDLSLSPVAIDFWVKRQLGEQHGLDDIKLVLDLRSGETIQADGERLRQAFVNVLQNATHAIEAQPRDGGGLLTVRTQVEGQHVVLSVADNGCGMAREVSARIFEPLFSTKAFGVGLGMPLVKRIVEQHGGSIVVDSDEGSGTTVALHLPRAMAERDDARRRG; from the coding sequence GTGGACATCCCCAAGCTTCCGGCCCTGCGCTCCTATCAGTCCTGGATCGCCAATGAAACGCTCGAGGACTATTCGCTGCGTTATGCGGCGCAGTCCTTCCGCAAATGGTCGCCTTCCGTCATCGCCAACACGGCGCTCGGCGGCATCGCCTTTCTGGCGCTCGAGGCGATCGGCGGCGCCATCACGCTCAATTACGGCTTCAGCAATGTCTTCCCGGCGATCCTGGCGGTCTCGCTGTTCGTCTTCATCACCAATCTGCCGATCGCCTATTATTCCAGCAAATACAATATCGATATGGACCTTCTCACCCGTGGCGCTGGGTTCGGCTATATCGGCTCGACGATCACCTCGCTGATCTACGCGACCTTCACCTTCATCTTCTTCGCGCTCGAAGGCGCAATCATGGCCCAGGCGCTGAAGCTCTATGCCGATGTGCCGCTCGTCATCGGCTACATCATCTCGTCGCTGGTGATCATCCCCATCACGGCGATGGGCGTGACCATGATCAGCCGCCTGCAGCTGATCACCCAGCCTCTGTGGATCGCCATGCTGGTCACGCCCTTCCTCTTCATCGCGGTGAAGCAGCCGCAGGTGCTGCAGGAATGGATCGCCTTCCACGGCGCCGGCCCGGGCGGCGGGCAGTTCAATCTCTTGGCCTTCGGGGCGGCGATCGGAGTCTTGTGCTCGCTCAGTATCCAGATCGGCGAGCAGGTCGATTATCTGCGCTTCCTGCCAGAGAAGACAAAGCACAACCGCGTCTCCTGGTGGGCCGCGGTGATCGCCGCCGGCCCCGGTTGGATCATCATCGGCGGGCTGAAGATCTTATGCGGCAGCCTGCTGGCGGTGCTCGCGGTCGGCGCCGGGCTGCCGCGCTCGACCGCCATCGAGCCGATCCACATGTACATCAAGGCCTATGAATATGTCAGCACGAACCCGGAATTCGTGCTCGCGGCCGCGACGCTCTTCGTCCTCGTCTCGCAGGTAAAGATCAACGTCACCAACGCCTATGCGGGCTCGCTCGCCTGGTCGAACTTCTTCTCGCGCGTCACGCATTACCACCCCGGACGAGTGGTCTGGCTGGTCTTGAACATCCTCATCTCGCTGCTCTTGATGCTGCTCGGGATCTTCCAGACGTTGGATCTCGTGCTCGCGGTCTATTCCAATATCGCGACTGCCTGGATCGGCGCCATCGTCGCCGATCTCGCCATCCTCAAGCCGCTGAAGGTGAGCCCCTCCTTCGTCGAGTTCAAACGGGCCCATCTCTACAACGTCAACCCGGTCGGCTGCGGCGCCATGGGCCTCGCTTCCCTCATCTCGATCATCTGCTTCACAGGCGCCCTCGGCCCGATGGCGCAGGCCTATTCGGCCCCCTTATCCTTCCTCATCGCCTTCGTGGCGGCCATCGCCATCGGGGTCGTGACCAAGGGCCGTTACTATCTGGCGCGCCAGCCGGACAAGCGCTTCAGGGGACGATCGGCCGAGATCGTCCGCTGCGAGATCTGCGAGCACGGCTATGAGCGCAGCGACATGGCCTATTGCTCCTTCTATGAGCGGCCCATCTGCTCATTGTGCTGCAGCCTCGACGCCCATTGCCACGATGCCTGCAAGACGTCCTTCGACGATCTGGAGACGTCGCGCTCGCGCTATCTCGGGCGCTCCCTGACCCGCAAGATCGCGCCGCGCATGGGCCAGCGCCTGGCCAAGGTCGGCGGCGTCCTGCTCGCCCTCGCCGTGGTCACGGCGGCGCTGTTCCTCCTCACCTACCGCATGATGGATCTCGACGCCGATCCGCCCCAGCTCGACAATGGGGCGCTGCTGCTGCGCGTCTTCATCGCCATGCTACCTCTCCTCTGCGTGGGTGCCTGGTGGATCGTGCTGTCGCATGAGAGCCGGGAGCTGGCTGAACGCGATCTCGTCACCTCACTCGAGAAGCTGCGCGCCGCGCAGCACGAGCTCGCCCAGAATGAGCGGCTCGCCGCCATCGGACAGATCACGGCGACCGTCAGCCACGAGCTGCGCAACCCGCTCGGCACGCTCGTCAGTTCGGTCGAGGTGCTGCGCCGCTCGCTCAAGGCGCCGCAGGCGCGGGCGCGCAGCGAGCTCGAACGCATCCAACGCAATGTGCGGCGCTGCGTCCGCATCATCGAGGATCTTCTGGAGTTTTCGCGTCGGCAGGACCTGTCGCTCTCGCCGGTCGCCATCGATTTCTGGGTCAAGCGCCAGCTCGGCGAGCAACACGGGCTCGACGACATCAAGCTGGTCCTCGATCTGCGATCCGGCGAGACCATCCAGGCCGATGGCGAGCGACTGAGACAGGCCTTCGTCAATGTCCTGCAGAACGCTACCCACGCGATCGAGGCGCAACCCCGCGACGGCGGTGGTTTGCTGACAGTGCGGACGCAGGTCGAGGGCCAGCATGTGGTGCTGTCGGTCGCCGATAATGGCTGCGGCATGGCGCGGGAGGTCAGCGCCCGGATCTTCGAGCCCTTGTTCAGCACCAAGGCCTTCGGCGTCGGGCTCGGAATGCCGCTCGTCAAGCGCATCGTGGAGCAGCATGGCGGCAGCATCGTCGTCGACAGCGACGAGGGAAGCGGCACGACCGTGGCGCTGCATTTGCCGCGCGCCATGGCGGAGCGGGACGATGCGCGGCGACGTGGCTGA
- a CDS encoding Peptidase family M28, with translation MTNALMDGLCDQVSVTEMMRHLEVFARRMKYSGTPEELESFLYLQDEMRRYGYRTTLLSHDAYISLPGDAHVEVQGENLTCITHSFSRSSPPNGLRGKLVHVGKGRVEDFAGLDVAGKIVLAEGLATPAVSVLASRAGALGQLHASPDEHLHEMIVSPVWGSPTHETVANLPGTVVCTISGADGARLRDRLAAGETIEANLSAKVDTGWRKTPLLVAELPGSGAGEDDDEQPFVLLSGHHDTWHYGLMDNGAANATMLEVARICARERKLWAHGLRVAFWSGHSHGRYSGSSWYADAYWDDLNRRCLAHVNVDSTGGVGNTDLTHAMTSSELIGVARLAIREQGGAELQGRRLGRGGDQSFFGIGVPAMYGGVGEQPPGTPMHGKFPHPLGWWWHTPGDTLDKIDPEILVRDTRIYVHTIWQLLSAAVPPLDFAENARRLIAELEELSGVLAERLDLSGLLRRARALLSNTETLRRRLADPLSLAAAEEARGALLAVSRALVPIEYSRGDRFEQDPALMQPAFPPLQPLRELCKLQAEEDAAKFLSVSAMRACNRIGFALDTANSALEICLSRLDAEPSLAAE, from the coding sequence ATGACCAATGCCCTCATGGACGGGCTCTGCGATCAGGTGAGCGTCACCGAGATGATGCGCCATCTCGAGGTCTTCGCACGCCGCATGAAATATTCGGGGACGCCGGAGGAGCTCGAAAGCTTCCTCTACCTCCAAGACGAGATGCGGCGTTACGGTTACCGCACCACGCTCTTGTCGCACGACGCCTATATCAGCCTTCCAGGCGACGCACATGTCGAGGTGCAGGGCGAAAACCTCACCTGCATCACCCATTCCTTCTCGCGCTCCTCGCCGCCAAACGGGCTCAGGGGCAAGCTCGTACATGTTGGCAAGGGGCGGGTGGAGGATTTCGCCGGGCTCGATGTCGCGGGGAAGATCGTGCTTGCCGAAGGGCTCGCCACCCCTGCGGTCAGCGTGCTCGCCTCGCGCGCCGGGGCCCTGGGGCAGCTGCATGCAAGCCCCGACGAGCATCTGCATGAGATGATCGTCTCGCCCGTCTGGGGCAGCCCGACACATGAGACGGTGGCGAACCTCCCAGGCACCGTGGTCTGCACCATTTCCGGCGCCGACGGGGCGCGGCTGCGCGACCGGCTGGCCGCGGGCGAGACGATTGAAGCCAATTTGTCGGCGAAGGTCGATACGGGCTGGCGCAAGACGCCGCTGCTCGTGGCCGAACTGCCTGGAAGCGGGGCGGGCGAGGATGACGATGAGCAGCCCTTCGTGCTGCTCTCGGGCCATCACGACACCTGGCATTACGGCCTCATGGACAATGGCGCCGCCAACGCCACCATGCTCGAAGTGGCGCGCATCTGCGCCAGGGAGCGCAAGCTCTGGGCGCATGGGCTGCGCGTCGCCTTCTGGTCCGGCCATTCGCACGGCCGATATTCGGGCTCGAGCTGGTACGCGGATGCCTATTGGGACGATCTCAATCGGCGTTGCCTCGCCCATGTCAATGTGGATTCGACGGGTGGGGTGGGCAACACCGACCTCACCCATGCGATGACCTCGAGCGAGCTCATCGGGGTAGCGCGCCTGGCAATCCGGGAGCAGGGTGGCGCCGAGCTGCAGGGGCGGCGCCTCGGCCGTGGCGGCGACCAGTCCTTCTTCGGCATCGGCGTTCCGGCCATGTATGGCGGGGTCGGCGAGCAGCCGCCGGGCACACCGATGCACGGCAAGTTTCCCCATCCGCTCGGCTGGTGGTGGCATACGCCGGGGGACACGCTCGACAAGATCGATCCGGAGATCCTGGTGCGCGATACGCGCATCTATGTGCACACCATCTGGCAGTTGCTGAGCGCCGCGGTGCCGCCGCTCGACTTCGCGGAGAATGCGCGGCGCTTGATCGCCGAACTCGAAGAGCTGTCCGGCGTGCTCGCCGAGCGGCTCGATCTCTCGGGCCTGCTGCGACGCGCCAGAGCCTTGCTTTCGAATACCGAGACGTTGCGCCGGCGCCTCGCGGACCCCCTCTCGCTAGCCGCGGCCGAAGAGGCGAGGGGCGCCTTGCTCGCGGTGTCACGCGCACTCGTGCCGATTGAATACTCGCGCGGCGACCGCTTCGAGCAGGACCCGGCGCTCATGCAGCCTGCCTTTCCGCCGCTGCAGCCGCTGCGCGAGCTGTGCAAGCTGCAGGCTGAGGAGGACGCGGCGAAGTTCCTGTCTGTATCGGCGATGCGGGCCTGCAACCGCATCGGCTTCGCCCTCGACACGGCGAATTCCGCCTTGGAGATATGCCTGTCACGCTTGGACGCGGAGCCCAGCCTGGCCGCGGAATGA
- a CDS encoding Pimeloyl-ACP methyl ester carboxylesterase — MMHEKWVEAAGTRTRYFDIGSGDTVIVFLHGGLFSDEGVCHNALVFEQSLPGFAAAGLRVVAFDALGHGRSAAPTSDADCSVPGLVAHAEAVIGALRLGSVHLAGHDEGGLVGLRLAFKSPQLLRSCVIIAGRAVVPAGDPLSNLTLAAPLQPRYGRAAQAWVLERQSHSQHHIHAGNFLEEAVAIAADDAFRGLRARIEAGDLLRRYMRPSLGRARLDNWKRFREDGVPVPTLLVWGGNDPICPVQNARSLFGLMAAKQRITQLHLIGRAGYLPFREQAPAFNEILGGFVRALEQTRSAKAA, encoded by the coding sequence ATGATGCACGAGAAATGGGTCGAGGCGGCAGGTACCAGAACCCGCTATTTCGATATCGGTTCAGGCGATACCGTGATCGTCTTCCTACATGGAGGCCTGTTCAGCGATGAAGGGGTCTGCCACAACGCCCTGGTCTTCGAGCAGAGCCTGCCGGGGTTTGCGGCCGCTGGCCTTCGGGTTGTCGCCTTCGACGCGCTCGGTCATGGGCGCAGCGCCGCGCCGACATCTGACGCGGATTGCAGCGTGCCGGGCCTCGTCGCCCATGCCGAAGCCGTGATCGGCGCGCTACGCCTCGGCTCGGTGCATCTTGCCGGACATGACGAGGGCGGGCTCGTCGGGCTGCGCCTCGCGTTCAAGTCGCCGCAGCTCCTGCGCTCCTGCGTCATCATCGCCGGGCGCGCCGTAGTGCCTGCGGGCGATCCGCTCTCCAATCTTACCCTCGCGGCACCGCTCCAGCCGCGCTACGGGCGGGCAGCGCAGGCCTGGGTGCTGGAACGCCAGTCCCATTCGCAGCATCACATCCACGCGGGCAACTTCCTGGAGGAGGCCGTGGCGATCGCCGCGGACGATGCGTTCCGCGGCTTGCGTGCGCGCATCGAGGCCGGCGACCTGCTGCGCCGCTACATGCGCCCTTCGCTTGGGCGGGCGCGCCTCGACAATTGGAAGCGCTTCCGCGAAGACGGCGTGCCCGTGCCCACCCTGCTCGTTTGGGGCGGGAACGACCCGATCTGCCCGGTGCAGAATGCGCGCTCGCTCTTCGGGCTCATGGCGGCGAAGCAGCGGATTACCCAGCTTCATCTCATCGGCCGGGCCGGATATCTGCCGTTCCGCGAGCAGGCCCCCGCCTTCAACGAGATCCTCGGCGGCTTTGTGCGGGCGCTGGAGCAGACGCGCTCCGCCAAGGCGGCTTAG
- a CDS encoding 2-hydroxymuconate semialdehyde hydrolase, with protein MLLGEPKWVDIDGVRTRYFDKGRGEPILLVTGGNFGSPDSASTVEIWCDNFHVLAREYRVIAFDKLGQGHTDNPRNDDYRMQAVAAHAAGFLRTLDLTGIHIMGQSRGAMLAARLTLDCPERIRSCTLVNTGTLSPGVGLNEVHLSGGPCPVGTRESQRWIFEHCAFDPRSISDELVEAGYEVLRLPKYQEAVRKMTVEGLGAELFLPQLAKLKRETLQRIADAGLGRPTQIIWGYNDHTTTMEAAIELFQLISSREPHASFHLINEAGHHPFHEHPEQFNELALGFLRRLQR; from the coding sequence ATGCTGCTGGGTGAGCCGAAATGGGTGGACATCGATGGCGTCCGGACCCGCTATTTCGACAAGGGGCGGGGGGAGCCGATCCTGCTCGTGACGGGAGGTAATTTCGGCTCGCCCGACTCGGCCTCCACGGTCGAGATCTGGTGCGACAACTTCCATGTGCTCGCACGCGAATACCGCGTGATTGCCTTCGACAAGCTCGGCCAGGGCCACACCGACAATCCGCGCAACGACGATTACCGGATGCAGGCCGTGGCCGCACATGCCGCAGGCTTCCTGCGGACACTCGATCTGACGGGGATCCACATCATGGGCCAATCGCGCGGCGCGATGCTCGCCGCGCGGCTGACGCTCGATTGTCCCGAACGCATCCGCAGCTGCACGCTGGTCAACACCGGCACGCTCTCTCCGGGCGTCGGCTTGAACGAAGTGCATCTCTCCGGCGGTCCCTGTCCGGTCGGCACGCGTGAATCGCAGCGCTGGATCTTCGAGCACTGCGCCTTTGACCCGCGCAGCATCAGCGACGAGCTGGTCGAGGCGGGCTATGAAGTTCTGAGGCTCCCCAAATATCAGGAAGCCGTGCGCAAGATGACGGTGGAAGGGCTTGGCGCCGAGCTGTTCCTGCCGCAGCTCGCTAAGCTCAAGCGCGAGACGCTGCAACGGATCGCCGACGCCGGGCTCGGCCGGCCGACGCAGATCATCTGGGGCTACAACGACCATACGACGACGATGGAGGCGGCGATCGAGCTCTTCCAGCTCATCTCGTCGCGCGAGCCGCATGCGAGCTTCCATCTGATCAACGAGGCCGGCCACCATCCTTTCCACGAGCATCCAGAGCAGTTCAACGAGCTGGCTCTGGGCTTCCTGCGCAGGCTGCAACGCTAA
- a CDS encoding MFS transporter, MHS family, proline/betaine transporter, whose protein sequence is MPAVQGQRSKEGSKEESQEHSLAVKVKLIAASFIGNMLELYDFTLFAVFAVLISPVFFPSKDPAVSLLLTVAVFGIGGVARPLGAILIGRYADRAGRRAALSFTILLMAAATGLVGLVPSYDSIGIAAPVLVILLRLVQGFAAGGELGGAVTFLAEHAPARSRAYYISWVNAGSISAGLLSALIGLTLSRLLDPAAMHAWGWRLPFLIGALLGPVGFYIRSQLPETPAFEKSREDGPPRQAARGDGFAANLRLVILVALAIVPTTAFTYVMLNYMPTYANRELGLPLDQAFGSALIGSAVVLVAMPLFGLLADKVGRKPLMYVAGLAMAAGIIPAFQFLQSQKSFAALVIVQMLVAVIGSLYASPSTALGSELFPTRIRSTAVSIAYTSSIVLFGTFAPFTVTWLIYVTGNSLAPGYYVAGCAVLGLLALRPLPDRTGQPLELTQDALVAVPATPALEPRQA, encoded by the coding sequence ATGCCCGCAGTTCAAGGCCAAAGATCGAAAGAGGGATCGAAAGAGGAATCGCAAGAGCACAGCCTTGCCGTGAAGGTGAAGCTGATCGCGGCGAGCTTCATCGGCAATATGCTCGAGCTTTACGACTTCACCTTGTTTGCGGTCTTCGCTGTGCTGATCTCGCCGGTGTTCTTCCCGAGCAAGGATCCCGCCGTGTCGCTGCTCCTGACGGTCGCGGTGTTTGGCATCGGCGGCGTCGCGCGGCCGCTCGGCGCCATCCTGATCGGCCGATACGCCGACCGCGCTGGCAGACGGGCGGCGCTGAGCTTCACCATCCTCCTGATGGCGGCGGCCACGGGGCTCGTCGGCCTGGTGCCGAGCTATGACAGCATCGGCATCGCGGCGCCCGTCCTGGTGATCCTGCTTCGCCTCGTGCAAGGCTTTGCGGCGGGCGGGGAGCTCGGTGGAGCCGTGACCTTTCTCGCCGAGCATGCGCCGGCTCGGAGCCGTGCCTACTACATCAGCTGGGTAAATGCCGGCAGCATCTCGGCCGGCCTACTCTCTGCCCTGATCGGCCTCACCTTGAGCCGTCTTCTCGATCCGGCCGCCATGCACGCCTGGGGCTGGCGGCTGCCCTTCCTGATCGGGGCGCTGCTCGGCCCGGTCGGGTTCTATATCCGCTCGCAATTGCCGGAGACCCCCGCCTTCGAGAAGAGCCGCGAGGACGGTCCGCCGCGACAGGCTGCGCGCGGCGACGGCTTTGCCGCCAATCTTCGCCTGGTGATCCTGGTCGCTCTCGCCATCGTGCCCACCACCGCCTTCACCTATGTGATGCTGAACTACATGCCGACCTACGCCAATCGCGAGCTGGGCCTGCCTCTCGACCAGGCCTTCGGATCGGCACTGATCGGCTCGGCCGTGGTGCTGGTTGCGATGCCGCTCTTCGGCCTCCTGGCCGATAAGGTGGGGCGAAAGCCGCTCATGTATGTCGCGGGCCTGGCGATGGCCGCCGGCATCATCCCCGCCTTCCAGTTCCTGCAATCGCAAAAGAGCTTCGCGGCGCTGGTGATCGTGCAGATGCTGGTGGCGGTCATCGGCTCGCTCTATGCCAGCCCCTCGACGGCACTCGGTTCAGAGCTCTTCCCGACGCGCATTCGCTCCACGGCCGTCTCGATCGCCTATACGAGCTCGATCGTCCTGTTCGGCACCTTCGCGCCCTTCACCGTCACGTGGTTGATCTACGTGACCGGGAACTCGCTGGCGCCCGGCTATTACGTCGCCGGTTGCGCCGTTCTTGGCCTCCTCGCCCTGCGGCCACTGCCTGATCGTACCGGACAGCCGCTCGAACTGACGCAGGATGCGCTCGTTGCCGTTCCGGCGACGCCTGCGCTCGAGCCGAGGCAAGCCTGA
- a CDS encoding ketopantoate reductase, producing MTTKILVWGAGAIGGTVGAFLARAGHEVTFVDVLPLHVAAISDPALGLAVDGPVAQFTVTAPAFLPQELAGRWELILLCVKGQDTASASRALMPHLAEDGAVVSMQNGLCARLAEDVLGKGRVVAASFNFAGDWIKPGHVLFGARGALALGELDGRETDRVARIVALLRDFEPAATASSDIQSWIWGKLGFGAMLTAHAVGQASIIDCFNRPELIPLWRRLGDEIAAIASRQGAHPHAFDAYDPAAFTLAASEDATREGVKRLVEFSRHGAKTHSGIWRDLAVHRRRTEVSAQLGPVVDIGRAHRLDCPTLSRLLWMLGEIEAGKRRQDDLNLNELMTGEMSPVG from the coding sequence ATGACGACGAAGATCCTGGTCTGGGGGGCGGGTGCCATCGGCGGCACGGTCGGAGCCTTTCTGGCGCGCGCCGGCCATGAGGTGACCTTCGTCGACGTGCTGCCCTTGCATGTCGCGGCCATAAGCGATCCGGCTCTCGGCCTTGCGGTCGACGGTCCCGTCGCCCAGTTCACCGTGACGGCGCCGGCCTTCCTGCCACAGGAGCTGGCCGGGCGGTGGGAGCTGATCCTGCTCTGCGTCAAAGGCCAGGACACCGCCTCCGCCTCTCGGGCCCTGATGCCGCATCTCGCCGAGGACGGCGCGGTCGTGTCCATGCAGAACGGGCTGTGCGCGAGGCTCGCCGAGGACGTCCTTGGCAAGGGGCGAGTGGTCGCGGCCTCCTTCAACTTCGCCGGGGATTGGATCAAGCCGGGGCACGTGCTGTTCGGGGCACGCGGCGCGCTGGCGCTCGGCGAGCTCGACGGACGCGAGACCGACAGGGTGGCGAGGATCGTCGCACTGCTGCGCGACTTCGAGCCGGCCGCTACCGCTAGCAGCGATATCCAATCCTGGATCTGGGGAAAGCTCGGCTTCGGCGCCATGCTGACCGCTCATGCGGTGGGGCAGGCCTCGATCATCGATTGCTTCAACCGCCCCGAGCTTATCCCTCTCTGGCGTCGGTTGGGCGACGAGATCGCCGCGATCGCTTCGCGCCAAGGTGCACATCCCCACGCCTTCGACGCCTATGACCCGGCCGCATTCACGCTGGCTGCGTCCGAGGACGCGACGCGGGAAGGCGTGAAGCGGCTCGTCGAATTCTCGCGACACGGTGCCAAGACGCATTCGGGCATCTGGCGCGACCTCGCAGTGCACCGGCGTCGTACGGAGGTGTCGGCTCAGCTCGGCCCCGTGGTCGATATCGGGCGCGCCCATCGCCTCGATTGCCCGACGCTGTCGCGCCTCTTGTGGATGTTGGGGGAGATCGAAGCGGGAAAGCGCCGCCAGGATGATCTCAATCTCAACGAATTGATGACGGGGGAGATGAGCCCGGTCGGCTGA
- a CDS encoding taurine dioxygenase → MALEIRPLSPHLGAEIIGLDLHESFDEDTAAQLRQAYRDHHLLLVRQDGVTEEEQVRFSKLFGDLLVRNSYDGSRGLEAHYISNSRPDGVLPIGEIEFHHDQIFYEKPLKAGILYAIEVPASGSATRFRNVSALLDKIPEELRGKAENIRCLHFFSYGEGDYSAKQDPNKETAKSQRAWQPLIWTDPETGRKAVWAARITTVDYEGISKSEGEQLLQHLWQIAEDSDELSYTHRWRTGDLLVWDNRMLAHARLPFQSSEPRTLRRTSAI, encoded by the coding sequence ATGGCTCTCGAGATACGTCCCCTCTCACCGCATCTGGGCGCCGAGATCATCGGTCTCGATCTGCACGAGTCCTTCGACGAGGACACGGCCGCGCAGCTACGCCAGGCCTATCGCGATCATCATCTGCTGCTCGTGCGCCAAGACGGCGTGACCGAGGAAGAGCAGGTCCGCTTCTCCAAGCTCTTCGGCGATCTCCTGGTCCGCAATAGCTATGACGGCTCGAGGGGGCTGGAGGCCCACTACATTTCCAATAGCCGCCCGGACGGTGTCCTGCCGATCGGCGAGATCGAGTTCCACCACGACCAGATCTTCTACGAAAAGCCACTCAAGGCCGGCATCCTCTATGCCATCGAGGTGCCGGCCTCCGGAAGCGCCACGCGCTTTCGCAACGTCAGCGCCCTTCTCGACAAGATCCCCGAAGAGCTGCGCGGCAAGGCCGAGAACATCCGCTGCCTGCATTTCTTCAGCTATGGCGAAGGCGACTACTCGGCCAAGCAGGATCCGAACAAGGAGACGGCGAAGTCGCAGCGCGCTTGGCAGCCACTCATCTGGACGGATCCGGAAACGGGACGCAAGGCCGTCTGGGCGGCGCGCATCACTACGGTCGACTATGAGGGCATCTCCAAATCCGAGGGCGAGCAGTTGCTGCAGCATCTGTGGCAGATCGCCGAGGACAGCGACGAGCTCTCCTATACGCATCGCTGGCGCACCGGCGATCTCCTCGTATGGGACAACCGGATGCTGGCCCATGCGAGGCTCCCCTTCCAGTCGAGCGAACCGCGCACACTGCGCCGCACCTCGGCCATATGA
- a CDS encoding DNA-binding transcriptional regulator, LysR family yields the protein MTASVAEFLQRRLKVRHLRLILTLHDARSISGAAERLCISQAAVSKARAEIEDLLGMPLFNRNVGRWEPTAMGQQLIGAARRIMAELDCLNSEFRLIKDGLLGTVTVGTRTTALLPFIAQSTAAFKQLYPHVTISLVDGPLSRLLEQMKKGEVDLVVAPLGEARDSAGFANIVLRRERHVVIASPNHEFVGRDGVTWAQAVQQPWCMPPVGTRTRSHLHSFLARKALPFPSNLVEANSLLMMIALMQETPLLTLVPMGIVPQLKRQELARLLPLPVDGARDPVHLVWQDGLPLPPATRLFRDFLLAQIRRSAKNGDAPANGAADAMTRSGASDRRRASTGKRLAVLE from the coding sequence ATGACGGCTTCGGTAGCGGAGTTCCTGCAGCGACGCCTGAAGGTGCGGCATCTGCGCCTGATCCTCACTCTGCACGATGCCCGCAGCATCAGCGGGGCCGCCGAGCGCCTTTGCATCAGCCAGGCGGCGGTCTCGAAGGCCCGGGCGGAGATCGAGGATCTTCTGGGGATGCCGCTCTTCAACCGCAATGTCGGGCGTTGGGAACCGACCGCCATGGGCCAGCAGCTCATCGGCGCGGCGCGGCGGATCATGGCCGAGCTCGACTGCCTCAACAGCGAATTCCGGCTGATCAAGGACGGCCTGCTCGGCACCGTCACCGTCGGCACGCGGACAACGGCCCTGCTGCCTTTCATCGCCCAGTCCACTGCCGCCTTCAAGCAGCTCTATCCGCATGTGACGATCAGCCTGGTCGACGGGCCGCTCTCGCGCCTTCTCGAGCAGATGAAGAAAGGCGAGGTCGACCTCGTGGTCGCCCCCTTGGGAGAGGCGCGCGACTCCGCTGGCTTCGCCAATATCGTGTTGCGGCGCGAGCGGCATGTCGTGATCGCCAGCCCCAATCATGAATTCGTCGGACGCGACGGCGTGACCTGGGCCCAGGCGGTACAGCAGCCCTGGTGCATGCCCCCTGTCGGCACGCGCACGCGCAGCCATCTGCACAGCTTCCTGGCGAGGAAAGCCCTGCCCTTCCCGTCGAACCTCGTCGAGGCGAACTCGCTGCTGATGATGATCGCCCTGATGCAGGAAACGCCGCTCTTGACACTGGTTCCGATGGGGATCGTCCCGCAGCTCAAGCGCCAGGAGCTCGCGCGTCTCCTGCCCTTGCCGGTGGACGGGGCGCGCGACCCAGTGCATCTCGTCTGGCAGGACGGCCTGCCGCTGCCACCCGCGACCCGGTTGTTCCGCGACTTCCTGCTGGCGCAGATCCGTCGTTCCGCGAAGAATGGCGATGCGCCGGCGAATGGCGCAGCCGATGCGATGACGCGTTCGGGCGCCAGCGACAGGCGACGCGCCTCGACCGGCAAGCGTCTGGCGGTGCTGGAATAG